The Candidatus Peregrinibacteria bacterium genome includes the window TCTTTTTTTTTGAGAAGAAGCTTTCGATCACGAAGCTCTCCGGGAAGCTCCCCCGAAGCAAATCTCCAATGTTTAATAAAGCCATTTTTCCAGTAGACTTCATTATTTCTCATGCTCACATAGCTTCCACTCAAGTTCACATTTTTTTCACGAATACTTTTTATTTCAGATCCGAAGAGATGAAGCCCCGCTTCAAAGCGCTTCAAAATTTCATAATCAAAAAAAGCCTTTTTATTTTTTGCGATGATCTGCATGAAAAATTTTCAGGAATGAAACATTAAAAATTCTCTTGGGGGATTTCCCTCTGAAGCTCGGATTCCATATTTTTCGCTTTAAGCTGATCTTTTGTCCCAATACCAATGAGTCCAATAATAAGAGCAATTACGGCAAACA containing:
- the smpB gene encoding SsrA-binding protein SmpB; translation: MQIIAKNKKAFFDYEILKRFEAGLHLFGSEIKSIREKNVNLSGSYVSMRNNEVYWKNGFIKHWRFASGELPGELRDRKLLLKKKEIREIEKALNEDGGTVIPLVLFIKNGFAKMDIALARGKKKYDKRETIKKRDMEREIEQKIKAR